One genomic window of Daphnia pulex isolate KAP4 chromosome 12, ASM2113471v1 includes the following:
- the LOC124208441 gene encoding polyhomeotic-proximal chromatin protein-like isoform X4, translating to MASPQQQQQQQQLMASPQQQQQAGNTPGPSPGGSQTQQPNGGGGNPSPMNGGMNAAMAMNPSAMNTINMSAMNSMMPSLANNGMAGMTMASMNAAGFQQSMGHPVMSSGGMPQVQVIQQQIPYLQQLYSNAQGQQFIMPGNISLQPNGVNQTIQSTNFGQPIQVIAAGKTFQPGQLTPHLQITGNNMLKGHQNDNNAILQFFNNARNNGCIPTSNNQTLVIAGPLITNQAGNYNQQGPQGKPIEMNKAQQQQQQQQQQQQQQQQQQQQPYYQVVNAGMPPKSPVMTSAVGNKGNMAGTGVNVSQATNMLSQPQIVTSQANSAPMQLGGSMQPMQIISQMQGNQMGQSLGFQLPPNFYQFGGQQGPIIIRQHGQPDGMFFQAAPQPTIAAQPAPQPVPPLTAAIKPRAETPSKASGTRPLSTILPSSSGASTAPTPIRPASSMSNQTFAGGVVTNTQTGNPRPAGKTKKVGRPPQNQQRPVAPSVVQGQQTLLQPVQQQQQQQQQQQQQQQQQIQLQQQQQNQQLHAVSQQLIAQQFQMQQHPFQIQQYQQQQQPTLMSLPAFQQVAQQTLDANQQAQLQQAINDQQQAQQQHQQQQHQQQQHQQHQLQLQYQMNKPVMAVASSAATSLAASNNVTTTTQSAPQQQQQHMLSPAQMPSQQPMQNVAPTLQQVVIPQQSQQQQGMMQMPPCISSASFGPVTTTTTTTTHAVRSSYKPIAPAPPQQQQQQHQPNQPPNLLAMAPHPHQVNVSSNDKTDQQHPQILTIPVGSAVYPIGMTGTHNIRSATPMNNFQNMNGDLSQHQHGQLNIHMPMSSSQSNTTCFITNPAVTSSARMPTPLGGGLITVGPAAPLSAMANMTHAVPPSSSPITISTQGPRMAMSTLQPVTVTVSASPAPQFPLPSPARTQPSTTPLPSTTEKVEEPKPSPRNAVTDSQTPSAPTTTTPAVEEPSTEKKETPQMNGIGGNQGDHHMVSHSPAIREKKDPNLPQAVVRPQILTHVLGDFVIQESSEPFPVGRFHPNESLTRCNGQRNQDHSFKLDGEPPKKKLHMEQPTVTHQSPPLAPPPAPPTTTTTNDLQQMSTPKGATMATCEGCGKMDFISKFRRSKRFCSTACSKKSNINASPAVGPVQPNQQQQQQQETVSTTTCVNGQGVKAAVGGGGGLLTTATSTTHSPAAASTTAEANNKLASPTAVTIPQGPTPPTSFAPSGDKEDISLDAELCALAAQQLRSPTASLSQTPTHQLKPEPKTNPAKWSVTEVADFVRSLTGCADYAEDFALQEIDGQALMLLKADHLMSAMSMKLGPALKICAKIDAMRGASSSEGGNSNPQNGN from the exons ATGGCTAgccctcaacaacaacagcagcagcagcagctgatggCCAGccctcagcaacaacaacaggcagGAAACACACCTGGACCATCTCCTGGTGGTTCTCAAACGCAGCAACCTAACGGAGGTGGAGGCAACCCTTCTCCGATGAATGGCGGCATGAATGCAGCAATGGCGATGAATCCGTCAGCCATGAATACGATCAATATGTCGGCTATGAACTCGATGATGCCTTCTTTGGCTAACAACGGAATGGCCGGAATGACGATGGCCAGTATGAACGCTGCCGGTTTCCAGCAATCGATGGGCCATCCTGTCATGTCTTCTGGAGGGATGCCTCAG GTTCAAGTAATCCAGCAACAGATTCCGTACTTGCAGCAATTATACAGTAATGCCCAGGGTCAGCAATTCATCATGCCAGGAAATATTTCGTTGCAGCCAAACGGTGTTAATCAAACGATACAG TCGACCAATTTCGGACAACCTATTCAG GTTATTGCTGCTGGCAAAACATTTCAACCTGGACAATTGACACCACATCTTCAAATAACCGGCAACAATATGCTTAAGGGTCATCAAAATG ATAACAATGCcattcttcaatttttcaacaatgcAAGGAACAATGGATGTATTCCAACATCCAATAATCAGACGTTGGTCATTGCTGGACCGCTGATCACAAATCAAGCTGGAAATTATAATCAACAAGGTCCACAAGGAAAGCCCATTGAAATGAATAAG gcacagcagcagcaacaacagcagcaacaacaacaacagcagcagcaacaacagcaacagcaacctTATTATCAAGTTGTGAATGCTGGGATGCCTCCAAAGTCCCCAGTCATGACATCTGCTGTTGGAAATAAGGGCAACATGGCTGGTACAGGTGTTAACGTCAGTCAGGCAACCAATATGTTGTCACAACCTCAGATTGTCACTTCTCAAGCAAATTCTGCACCCATGCAACTTGGTGGTTCCATGCAACCAATGCAGATCATAAGTCAAATGCAG GGTAACCAAATGGGCCAGTCTTTAGGATTTCAACTACCTCCAAACTTTTATCAGTTTGGAGGTCAGCAAGGCCCCATCATAATCAGACAACATGGGCAACCCGACGGAATGTTTTTCCAGGCGGCACCTCAGCCAACTATCGCTGCGCAACCGG CACCACAACCAGTGCCTCCCCTTACTGCTGCCATTAAACCTAGAGCTGAGACTCCATCGAAAGCAAGCGGAACCCGCCCGTTATCAACGATATTGCCTTCATCATCGGGAGCTTCGACAGCACCAACACCGATTCGGCCAGCCTCGTCCATGTCCAATCAGACATTTGCAGGCGGAGTGGTCACAAATACTCAAACTGGAAACCCTAGACCTGCC GGTAAGACAAAGAAAGTTGGACGGCCTCCACAAAATCAACAGCGACCAGTGGCACCGTCAGTCGTGCAAGGCCAGCAAACTCTTTTACAGCCggtacagcaacaacaacagcagcagcagcaacaacaacaacagcagcagcagcagattcagctccaacagcaacaacagaatCAACAACTGCATGCCGTATCTCAGCAACTCATTGCTCAACAG TTTCAGATGCAGCAGCATCCGTTCCAAATTCAGCAgtatcaacagcaacaacagccgaCACTCATGTCACTTCCGGCTTTCCAGCAAGTGGCTCAGCAAACGCTGGACGCCAATCAACAAGCCCAATTGCAGCAAGCTATCAACGATCAGCAGcaagcccaacaacaacatcagcagcaacaacatcagcaacaacaacatcagcaacaTCAACTCCAGCTGCAATATCAAATGAACAA GCCTGTTATGGCAGTTGCCTCATCAGCAGCTACGTCATTAGCTGCATCGAACAACGTAACCACGACGACGCAGAGCGctccccaacaacaacaacagcacatgTTGTCGCCTGCTCAAATGCCATCCCAGCAACCAATGCAAAACGTTGCCCCTACACTCCAGCAGGTTGTAATTCCACAGCAATCGCAGCAACAACAGGGAATGATGCAAATGCCACCGTGTATTTCCTCTGCATCATTTGGGCCGGTGACCACTACCACCACAACCACTACTCATGCTGTTCGCTCCAGCTACAAACCCATTGCCCCCGCTCctccacaacaacagcagcaacaacaccaaccaAATCAACCTCCAAATTTGCTTGCAATGGCTCCTCATCCACACCAAGTCAATGTTTCATCTAACGATAAAACGGACCAACAGCATCCACAGATTTTGACGATCCCTGTCGGATCCGCAGTCTACCCGATTGGAATGACGGGAACGCACAACATACGTTCTGCAACTCCcatgaataattttcaaaacatgAATGGCGATCTTAGCCAGCACCAACACGGACAATTAAACATTCATATGCCAATGTCCAGCAGTCAATCGAATACGACTTGCTTCATTACAAATCCGGCCGTGACCTCATCAGCTCGAATGCCCACTCCATTAGGTGGCGGATTGATTACCGTTGGACCGGCTGCGCCATTATCCGCCATGGCCAATATGACGCACGCAGTACCTCCATCTTCGTCGCCAATCACCATTTCCACTCAGGGACCACGAATGGCTATGTCGACTTTACAGCCAGTAACAGTTACTGTCTCAGCTTCCCCAGCACCTCAATTTCCTCTACCTTCTCCGGCTCGGACACAGCCATCAACAACACCGCTGCCCAGTACTACCGAAAAAGTAGAAGAGCCGAAACCATCTCCTCGCAATGCAGTAACCGACTCTCAAACCCCTTCGGCCCCTACGACAACAACTCCTGCTGTAGAGGAACCGTCtaccgaaaagaaagaaacgccTCAGATGAACGGAATAGGAGGAAATCAAGGAGATCATCACATGGTTAGTCATTCGCCAGCTATCCGCGAGAAAAAAGACCCCAATTTGCCTCAAGCAGTTGTACGGCCTCAGATATTGACCCACGTATTGGGTGACTTTGTGATCCAAGAGTCATCGGAACCTTTCCCAGTCGGCCGTTTCCATCCGAATGAATCTCTGACGCGCTGCAACGGACAACGGAATCAAGATCACAGTTTCAAATTGGATGGAGAACCTCCGA agaaaaaattacatatgGAACAACCTACAGTGACCCATCAATCTCCACCTCTGGCACCCCCGCCTGCGCCGCCTACCACCACAACAACTAACGATCTTCAGCAGATGTCGACGCCTAAAGGAGCTACCATGGCCACATGCGAGGGATGTGGAAAAATggatttcatttccaaatttCGTCGTTCAAAACGCTTTTGTTCCACAGCCTGCTCGAAAAA GTCTAACATAAATGCTTCGCCAGCAGTTGGACCCGTTCAGCcgaatcaacagcagcagcagcagcaggaaacTGTCTCGACAACGACTTGTGTCAACGGTCAGGGAGTAAAAGCAGCCgttggcggtggtggtgggctaCTGACCACTGCGACGTCAACCACTCACTCACCCGCTGCTGCTTCAACAACAGCCGAAGCCAACAACAAATTGGCTTCTCCAACGGCCGTGACAATTCCTCAGGGCCCAACTCCTCCAACGAGCTTTGCTCCCTCTGGAGATAAAGAAGATATCAGCTTGGATGCAGAGTTGTGTGCTCTGGCTGCTCAGCAATTGCGTTCTCCCACAGCCTCACTATCTCAAACACCAACTCACCAGCTCAAACCTGAGCCGAAAACTAATCCAGCCAAGTGGAGT GTTACCGAGGTCGCGGATTTCGTGCGAAGTTTAACTGGATGTGCAGATTATGCCGAAGATTTCGCATTGCAGGAAATTGATGGCCAAGCGCTCATGTTATTGAAAGCCGATCATTTGATGTCTGCCATGTCGATGAAACTTGGGCCGGCATTGAAGATTTGCGCCAAGATTGATGCTATGCGTGGTGCATCCTCCTCTGAGGGCGGTAATAGCAATCCACAAAACGGAAATTAA
- the LOC124208441 gene encoding polyhomeotic-proximal chromatin protein-like isoform X1 — translation MSESTKNESESSSTTTAVQSGGTPTVVPVGPGSNQSSAPSAPSSVVEAMQSPMGPTQIPTQFVFQQQIMASPQQQQQQQQLMASPQQQQQAGNTPGPSPGGSQTQQPNGGGGNPSPMNGGMNAAMAMNPSAMNTINMSAMNSMMPSLANNGMAGMTMASMNAAGFQQSMGHPVMSSGGMPQVQVIQQQIPYLQQLYSNAQGQQFIMPGNISLQPNGVNQTIQSTNFGQPIQVIAAGKTFQPGQLTPHLQITGNNMLKGHQNDNNAILQFFNNARNNGCIPTSNNQTLVIAGPLITNQAGNYNQQGPQGKPIEMNKAQQQQQQQQQQQQQQQQQQQQPYYQVVNAGMPPKSPVMTSAVGNKGNMAGTGVNVSQATNMLSQPQIVTSQANSAPMQLGGSMQPMQIISQMQGNQMGQSLGFQLPPNFYQFGGQQGPIIIRQHGQPDGMFFQAAPQPTIAAQPAPQPVPPLTAAIKPRAETPSKASGTRPLSTILPSSSGASTAPTPIRPASSMSNQTFAGGVVTNTQTGNPRPAGKTKKVGRPPQNQQRPVAPSVVQGQQTLLQPVQQQQQQQQQQQQQQQQQIQLQQQQQNQQLHAVSQQLIAQQFQMQQHPFQIQQYQQQQQPTLMSLPAFQQVAQQTLDANQQAQLQQAINDQQQAQQQHQQQQHQQQQHQQHQLQLQYQMNKPVMAVASSAATSLAASNNVTTTTQSAPQQQQQHMLSPAQMPSQQPMQNVAPTLQQVVIPQQSQQQQGMMQMPPCISSASFGPVTTTTTTTTHAVRSSYKPIAPAPPQQQQQQHQPNQPPNLLAMAPHPHQVNVSSNDKTDQQHPQILTIPVGSAVYPIGMTGTHNIRSATPMNNFQNMNGDLSQHQHGQLNIHMPMSSSQSNTTCFITNPAVTSSARMPTPLGGGLITVGPAAPLSAMANMTHAVPPSSSPITISTQGPRMAMSTLQPVTVTVSASPAPQFPLPSPARTQPSTTPLPSTTEKVEEPKPSPRNAVTDSQTPSAPTTTTPAVEEPSTEKKETPQMNGIGGNQGDHHMVSHSPAIREKKDPNLPQAVVRPQILTHVLGDFVIQESSEPFPVGRFHPNESLTRCNGQRNQDHSFKLDGEPPKKKLHMEQPTVTHQSPPLAPPPAPPTTTTTNDLQQMSTPKGATMATCEGCGKMDFISKFRRSKRFCSTACSKKSNINASPAVGPVQPNQQQQQQQETVSTTTCVNGQGVKAAVGGGGGLLTTATSTTHSPAAASTTAEANNKLASPTAVTIPQGPTPPTSFAPSGDKEDISLDAELCALAAQQLRSPTASLSQTPTHQLKPEPKTNPAKWSVTEVADFVRSLTGCADYAEDFALQEIDGQALMLLKADHLMSAMSMKLGPALKICAKIDAMRGASSSEGGNSNPQNGN, via the exons ATGAGCGAATCGACCAAGAACGAGTCGGAATCttcatcgacgacgacggctgTGCAGAGCGGCGGAACCCCGACGGTGGTGCCTGTCGGTCCTGGATCGAATCAAAGTTCCGCCCCGTCTGCGCCATCTTCCGTTGTCGAGGCCATGCAATCGCCCATGGGTCCAACGCAAATCCCTACTCAA TTCGTGTTCCAGCAGCAAATAATGGCTAgccctcaacaacaacagcagcagcagcagctgatggCCAGccctcagcaacaacaacaggcagGAAACACACCTGGACCATCTCCTGGTGGTTCTCAAACGCAGCAACCTAACGGAGGTGGAGGCAACCCTTCTCCGATGAATGGCGGCATGAATGCAGCAATGGCGATGAATCCGTCAGCCATGAATACGATCAATATGTCGGCTATGAACTCGATGATGCCTTCTTTGGCTAACAACGGAATGGCCGGAATGACGATGGCCAGTATGAACGCTGCCGGTTTCCAGCAATCGATGGGCCATCCTGTCATGTCTTCTGGAGGGATGCCTCAG GTTCAAGTAATCCAGCAACAGATTCCGTACTTGCAGCAATTATACAGTAATGCCCAGGGTCAGCAATTCATCATGCCAGGAAATATTTCGTTGCAGCCAAACGGTGTTAATCAAACGATACAG TCGACCAATTTCGGACAACCTATTCAG GTTATTGCTGCTGGCAAAACATTTCAACCTGGACAATTGACACCACATCTTCAAATAACCGGCAACAATATGCTTAAGGGTCATCAAAATG ATAACAATGCcattcttcaatttttcaacaatgcAAGGAACAATGGATGTATTCCAACATCCAATAATCAGACGTTGGTCATTGCTGGACCGCTGATCACAAATCAAGCTGGAAATTATAATCAACAAGGTCCACAAGGAAAGCCCATTGAAATGAATAAG gcacagcagcagcaacaacagcagcaacaacaacaacagcagcagcaacaacagcaacagcaacctTATTATCAAGTTGTGAATGCTGGGATGCCTCCAAAGTCCCCAGTCATGACATCTGCTGTTGGAAATAAGGGCAACATGGCTGGTACAGGTGTTAACGTCAGTCAGGCAACCAATATGTTGTCACAACCTCAGATTGTCACTTCTCAAGCAAATTCTGCACCCATGCAACTTGGTGGTTCCATGCAACCAATGCAGATCATAAGTCAAATGCAG GGTAACCAAATGGGCCAGTCTTTAGGATTTCAACTACCTCCAAACTTTTATCAGTTTGGAGGTCAGCAAGGCCCCATCATAATCAGACAACATGGGCAACCCGACGGAATGTTTTTCCAGGCGGCACCTCAGCCAACTATCGCTGCGCAACCGG CACCACAACCAGTGCCTCCCCTTACTGCTGCCATTAAACCTAGAGCTGAGACTCCATCGAAAGCAAGCGGAACCCGCCCGTTATCAACGATATTGCCTTCATCATCGGGAGCTTCGACAGCACCAACACCGATTCGGCCAGCCTCGTCCATGTCCAATCAGACATTTGCAGGCGGAGTGGTCACAAATACTCAAACTGGAAACCCTAGACCTGCC GGTAAGACAAAGAAAGTTGGACGGCCTCCACAAAATCAACAGCGACCAGTGGCACCGTCAGTCGTGCAAGGCCAGCAAACTCTTTTACAGCCggtacagcaacaacaacagcagcagcagcaacaacaacaacagcagcagcagcagattcagctccaacagcaacaacagaatCAACAACTGCATGCCGTATCTCAGCAACTCATTGCTCAACAG TTTCAGATGCAGCAGCATCCGTTCCAAATTCAGCAgtatcaacagcaacaacagccgaCACTCATGTCACTTCCGGCTTTCCAGCAAGTGGCTCAGCAAACGCTGGACGCCAATCAACAAGCCCAATTGCAGCAAGCTATCAACGATCAGCAGcaagcccaacaacaacatcagcagcaacaacatcagcaacaacaacatcagcaacaTCAACTCCAGCTGCAATATCAAATGAACAA GCCTGTTATGGCAGTTGCCTCATCAGCAGCTACGTCATTAGCTGCATCGAACAACGTAACCACGACGACGCAGAGCGctccccaacaacaacaacagcacatgTTGTCGCCTGCTCAAATGCCATCCCAGCAACCAATGCAAAACGTTGCCCCTACACTCCAGCAGGTTGTAATTCCACAGCAATCGCAGCAACAACAGGGAATGATGCAAATGCCACCGTGTATTTCCTCTGCATCATTTGGGCCGGTGACCACTACCACCACAACCACTACTCATGCTGTTCGCTCCAGCTACAAACCCATTGCCCCCGCTCctccacaacaacagcagcaacaacaccaaccaAATCAACCTCCAAATTTGCTTGCAATGGCTCCTCATCCACACCAAGTCAATGTTTCATCTAACGATAAAACGGACCAACAGCATCCACAGATTTTGACGATCCCTGTCGGATCCGCAGTCTACCCGATTGGAATGACGGGAACGCACAACATACGTTCTGCAACTCCcatgaataattttcaaaacatgAATGGCGATCTTAGCCAGCACCAACACGGACAATTAAACATTCATATGCCAATGTCCAGCAGTCAATCGAATACGACTTGCTTCATTACAAATCCGGCCGTGACCTCATCAGCTCGAATGCCCACTCCATTAGGTGGCGGATTGATTACCGTTGGACCGGCTGCGCCATTATCCGCCATGGCCAATATGACGCACGCAGTACCTCCATCTTCGTCGCCAATCACCATTTCCACTCAGGGACCACGAATGGCTATGTCGACTTTACAGCCAGTAACAGTTACTGTCTCAGCTTCCCCAGCACCTCAATTTCCTCTACCTTCTCCGGCTCGGACACAGCCATCAACAACACCGCTGCCCAGTACTACCGAAAAAGTAGAAGAGCCGAAACCATCTCCTCGCAATGCAGTAACCGACTCTCAAACCCCTTCGGCCCCTACGACAACAACTCCTGCTGTAGAGGAACCGTCtaccgaaaagaaagaaacgccTCAGATGAACGGAATAGGAGGAAATCAAGGAGATCATCACATGGTTAGTCATTCGCCAGCTATCCGCGAGAAAAAAGACCCCAATTTGCCTCAAGCAGTTGTACGGCCTCAGATATTGACCCACGTATTGGGTGACTTTGTGATCCAAGAGTCATCGGAACCTTTCCCAGTCGGCCGTTTCCATCCGAATGAATCTCTGACGCGCTGCAACGGACAACGGAATCAAGATCACAGTTTCAAATTGGATGGAGAACCTCCGA agaaaaaattacatatgGAACAACCTACAGTGACCCATCAATCTCCACCTCTGGCACCCCCGCCTGCGCCGCCTACCACCACAACAACTAACGATCTTCAGCAGATGTCGACGCCTAAAGGAGCTACCATGGCCACATGCGAGGGATGTGGAAAAATggatttcatttccaaatttCGTCGTTCAAAACGCTTTTGTTCCACAGCCTGCTCGAAAAA GTCTAACATAAATGCTTCGCCAGCAGTTGGACCCGTTCAGCcgaatcaacagcagcagcagcagcaggaaacTGTCTCGACAACGACTTGTGTCAACGGTCAGGGAGTAAAAGCAGCCgttggcggtggtggtgggctaCTGACCACTGCGACGTCAACCACTCACTCACCCGCTGCTGCTTCAACAACAGCCGAAGCCAACAACAAATTGGCTTCTCCAACGGCCGTGACAATTCCTCAGGGCCCAACTCCTCCAACGAGCTTTGCTCCCTCTGGAGATAAAGAAGATATCAGCTTGGATGCAGAGTTGTGTGCTCTGGCTGCTCAGCAATTGCGTTCTCCCACAGCCTCACTATCTCAAACACCAACTCACCAGCTCAAACCTGAGCCGAAAACTAATCCAGCCAAGTGGAGT GTTACCGAGGTCGCGGATTTCGTGCGAAGTTTAACTGGATGTGCAGATTATGCCGAAGATTTCGCATTGCAGGAAATTGATGGCCAAGCGCTCATGTTATTGAAAGCCGATCATTTGATGTCTGCCATGTCGATGAAACTTGGGCCGGCATTGAAGATTTGCGCCAAGATTGATGCTATGCGTGGTGCATCCTCCTCTGAGGGCGGTAATAGCAATCCACAAAACGGAAATTAA